One part of the Mycobacterium marinum genome encodes these proteins:
- the thiD gene encoding bifunctional hydroxymethylpyrimidine kinase/phosphomethylpyrimidine kinase, protein MSWLPLAPPGATPLRALTIAGSDSGGGAGIQADMRTMALLGVHACVAVTAVTVQNTLGVKGFHETPDDLVAGQITAVVEDIGIQAAKTGMLASPRIIDAVAATWRQLEVAVPLVVDPVCASMHGDALLAASGLESLREQLFPLATLVTPNLDEVRLLVGIDVIDTRSQHAAARALHGLGPQWVLVKGGHLRSSTRSCDLLYDGTDFFEFDAPRVATGNDHGGGDTLAAATACALAHGFTVPDAVSFAKKWVTECIRAAYPLGRGHGPVSPLFRLS, encoded by the coding sequence GTGAGTTGGTTGCCGTTGGCGCCGCCCGGGGCGACGCCGTTGCGTGCGCTGACCATCGCCGGCTCTGATTCCGGTGGCGGTGCCGGCATCCAGGCTGACATGCGGACCATGGCACTGCTTGGCGTCCACGCCTGCGTTGCGGTGACCGCGGTGACCGTGCAGAACACGCTGGGCGTCAAAGGTTTTCACGAAACACCCGATGACTTGGTGGCCGGCCAGATCACCGCGGTGGTCGAGGATATCGGCATCCAGGCAGCCAAGACGGGGATGCTGGCCTCGCCCCGCATCATCGATGCGGTCGCGGCCACCTGGCGTCAGCTCGAAGTGGCGGTTCCGCTCGTCGTGGACCCGGTCTGCGCATCCATGCACGGCGACGCGCTGTTGGCCGCGTCCGGGCTGGAATCGCTTCGGGAGCAACTGTTTCCGCTGGCCACCTTGGTGACACCGAACCTCGATGAGGTGCGCCTGCTGGTCGGCATCGACGTGATCGACACCCGGTCGCAGCACGCGGCCGCGCGGGCCTTGCACGGGCTGGGCCCGCAGTGGGTACTGGTCAAGGGCGGACACCTGCGATCCTCGACGCGCAGTTGCGACCTGCTCTATGACGGCACCGACTTCTTCGAGTTCGACGCGCCGCGAGTGGCCACCGGCAACGACCACGGCGGTGGCGACACCCTGGCGGCCGCGACCGCGTGCGCACTGGCACACGGGTTCACCGTGCCCGACGCGGTCAGCTTTGCAAAAAAGTGGGTGACCGAGTGCATTCGCGCCGCCTATCCGCTGGGCCGCGGCCATGGCCCGGTCTCACCCCTGTTCAGGCTGTCATGA
- a CDS encoding MFS transporter codes for MHLSAPAERSALTSRRQPSATAVLLVASFGAFLAFLDSTIVNIAFPDIQRSFPSYDISSLSWILNGYNIVFAAFLVAAGRLADVLGRKRMFVFGVVLFTIASGLCAVAGDVEQLVGFRVLQGIGAAVLVPASLALVVEGFDASHRAHAVGLWGAAAAVASGLGPPVGGMLVEASSWRLVFLVNIPLGIVAVLVAGRVLTESRASGRRRVPDLRGAMLLGVALGLMTLGLVKGPEWGWISTPTIGSFVASSVALVAFVASSRSHPTPLIDPAFLRVRSFVAGNLLTLVAAAGFYCYVLTHVLYLNYVWHYSLLKAGFAIAPAALIAAVVAAVLGRIADQRGHRLVVMAGAIIWAGSLVWYLQRVGTEPDFLREWLPGQLLQGIGVGATLPVLGSAALAGLTKGGSYATASAVVSTTRQLGAVIGVALLVILIGKPAPGTGVDALRHGWVLAAVCFAAVAVLAGFLGRTQQGADIAGAPESDVARTPARPLPVTPRPAAAPARLPQTTADGDLLRQLPLFAGLPAATMAELRHHTDEIELQAGSYLFHEADPSDALYVVRSGRLRVVQRDLVLRELGRGEVVGELGLLIDAPRSASVQAMRDSVLIRLSKAQFNRIADRGVLAALVGTLATRLHTAPPPTVGRPASPEAVIAVIGLGAAVPVRPVALALLNALSARVTAVDPGRVDRAGLERAEASADKVVLHASANDTGWRDFCLRAADRIVLVSEGPAPRGTQLPARAVGADLVLIGAPASQEDRSRWEGLISPRSVHSVSYRSLKDDVRPLAARITGGSIGLVLGGGGARAFAHLGVLDELEAAGIVVDRFAGTSMGAVIAALAASGLDAAGVDAHVFEYLVRHNPLGDYTLPSKGLVRGRRTMALLREAYSGRMVEELPKEFRCVSVDLLARQAVVHRRGPVAEVVGCSLRVPGLYPPQIYNGQLHVDGGVLNNLPVTALTRAEGPMIAVSVGFGGNASGGQPRRSGPIQVPGIGDTLMRTMMMGSRTVADAAQAEALVVIRPDTRAVGLLEFHQIDAAREAGRAAARAALPQIIPLLRSGPAGQTTGRAIDHSARALRTDARRPA; via the coding sequence GTGCACCTTTCGGCACCAGCGGAACGCAGCGCGCTCACCAGCCGCCGCCAACCTTCGGCCACAGCCGTGCTGCTGGTGGCATCGTTCGGGGCATTCCTGGCGTTTCTCGACTCCACCATCGTCAACATCGCCTTCCCCGACATCCAGAGATCGTTCCCGTCCTACGACATCAGCAGCCTGTCCTGGATCCTCAACGGCTACAACATCGTCTTCGCGGCCTTCCTGGTCGCGGCGGGTCGGCTGGCCGACGTGCTGGGCCGCAAACGAATGTTCGTGTTCGGAGTGGTGCTCTTCACGATCGCATCCGGGCTATGCGCAGTCGCCGGTGACGTCGAACAGTTGGTGGGCTTCCGGGTGCTGCAGGGCATCGGCGCGGCGGTGCTGGTACCGGCCTCGCTGGCCCTGGTCGTCGAGGGATTCGATGCCTCGCACCGTGCGCATGCGGTTGGGCTGTGGGGCGCGGCGGCCGCCGTCGCGTCCGGCTTGGGCCCGCCGGTCGGCGGGATGCTGGTCGAGGCATCCAGCTGGCGATTGGTGTTTCTGGTCAACATCCCGCTCGGCATTGTCGCGGTGTTGGTGGCCGGTCGTGTGCTCACCGAAAGTCGCGCGTCGGGACGGCGGCGGGTACCCGACTTGCGGGGTGCGATGCTGCTCGGTGTCGCCCTGGGCCTGATGACCCTCGGATTGGTCAAGGGCCCCGAGTGGGGCTGGATCAGCACCCCAACCATCGGGTCGTTTGTCGCCAGCTCCGTCGCCCTGGTCGCATTCGTCGCGAGTTCGCGGTCTCATCCCACCCCGCTGATCGACCCGGCATTCCTGCGAGTCCGCTCGTTTGTGGCAGGCAACCTACTGACCCTGGTCGCGGCGGCCGGCTTCTACTGCTATGTCCTGACCCACGTGCTCTACCTCAACTATGTATGGCACTACTCGCTGCTCAAGGCGGGTTTCGCGATCGCACCGGCAGCGCTGATCGCCGCGGTGGTCGCGGCCGTGCTGGGGCGCATCGCCGACCAGCGCGGGCACCGGCTGGTCGTCATGGCCGGCGCGATCATCTGGGCCGGCAGCCTGGTGTGGTACCTGCAACGGGTCGGGACCGAACCCGACTTTCTGCGGGAATGGCTGCCGGGCCAGCTGTTGCAGGGGATCGGAGTCGGCGCGACCCTGCCGGTGCTGGGCAGTGCCGCGTTGGCAGGTCTGACCAAGGGAGGCAGCTACGCCACGGCGTCGGCTGTGGTCAGCACCACCCGCCAGCTCGGTGCCGTGATAGGCGTGGCGCTGCTGGTCATCCTGATCGGCAAACCGGCTCCTGGCACCGGCGTCGACGCGCTGCGACACGGTTGGGTGCTGGCGGCGGTGTGCTTCGCCGCGGTGGCGGTCTTGGCCGGCTTTCTGGGCCGCACCCAACAGGGCGCCGACATCGCCGGTGCGCCCGAGTCCGACGTCGCCCGTACGCCGGCCCGGCCGCTGCCGGTTACCCCACGGCCCGCCGCCGCGCCAGCGCGGCTGCCTCAGACCACGGCCGACGGCGACCTACTCAGGCAATTGCCGCTGTTTGCCGGACTGCCCGCGGCCACCATGGCCGAACTCAGGCACCACACCGATGAGATTGAGCTGCAAGCGGGTTCGTACCTGTTTCACGAGGCCGACCCGTCCGATGCTCTTTACGTGGTGCGCAGTGGCCGCCTGCGGGTGGTGCAGCGCGACTTGGTGCTTCGCGAACTGGGCCGTGGCGAAGTCGTCGGCGAACTCGGGCTGCTCATCGATGCGCCGCGCTCGGCGTCGGTTCAGGCGATGCGTGACTCCGTGCTGATACGGCTGAGCAAGGCGCAGTTCAATCGGATTGCCGACCGGGGCGTATTGGCGGCACTGGTCGGCACGCTGGCCACTCGGCTGCACACCGCGCCACCACCCACCGTTGGCCGCCCGGCGTCGCCGGAAGCGGTCATCGCGGTAATCGGTCTCGGCGCCGCGGTGCCGGTACGACCTGTGGCCCTGGCGCTGCTCAATGCGCTCTCAGCGCGGGTCACCGCGGTCGATCCCGGTCGGGTCGACCGCGCCGGCCTGGAGCGCGCGGAAGCCTCCGCGGACAAGGTGGTGCTGCATGCCAGTGCCAATGACACCGGCTGGCGCGACTTCTGCTTGCGCGCAGCGGATCGAATCGTGCTGGTGTCGGAGGGGCCGGCGCCGCGGGGCACGCAGCTACCCGCGCGTGCTGTAGGCGCCGACCTGGTTTTGATCGGTGCCCCCGCCAGCCAGGAGGATCGCAGCCGGTGGGAAGGGCTGATCTCACCGCGCTCGGTCCACTCGGTCAGCTACCGCAGCCTCAAGGACGACGTGCGCCCGCTCGCCGCACGCATCACCGGCGGCTCGATCGGGCTGGTGCTCGGCGGCGGCGGCGCGCGGGCCTTCGCCCACCTGGGTGTTCTCGACGAACTGGAGGCGGCCGGAATCGTCGTCGACCGCTTCGCCGGCACCAGCATGGGGGCGGTGATCGCCGCGCTGGCCGCCAGTGGCCTCGACGCGGCCGGAGTGGACGCGCACGTATTCGAATACCTGGTGCGGCACAACCCACTCGGCGACTACACGCTGCCGAGCAAGGGGTTGGTTCGTGGCCGGCGCACGATGGCCCTGCTGCGCGAAGCCTATTCGGGACGGATGGTCGAGGAGCTGCCCAAGGAGTTCCGTTGCGTCAGTGTAGATTTGCTCGCCCGGCAGGCCGTCGTGCACCGGCGTGGGCCGGTCGCCGAGGTGGTCGGGTGTTCCCTGCGGGTGCCGGGACTCTACCCACCCCAGATCTACAACGGCCAACTACACGTGGACGGCGGAGTGCTCAACAACCTGCCGGTCACGGCGCTCACCCGCGCCGAAGGCCCGATGATCGCGGTGAGCGTGGGGTTTGGTGGAAACGCGTCCGGTGGCCAGCCCCGACGCAGCGGCCCGATACAGGTGCCCGGCATTGGCGACACCCTGATGCGCACGATGATGATGGGCAGCCGCACGGTGGCCGACGCCGCACAAGCGGAGGCTCTGGTCGTCATCCGGCCGGACACCCGCGCGGTTGGACTGCTGGAATTCCACCAGATCGACGCCGCCCGCGAGGCCGGGCGCGCCGCGGCCCGCGCGGCACTGCCACAGATCATTCCGTTGCTGCGATCGGGGCCGGCCGGTCAGACCACCGGCCGAGCCATTGACCACAGCGCCCGCGCGCTCCGCACCGATGCGCGGCGGCCAGCCTGA
- a CDS encoding alpha/beta family hydrolase: MNLDQIAGIAHEPVTGPGQPPNGIVVLTHGAGGDRDSLLLQQVCDAWAQRGWLAVRYNLPYRRRRPKGPPSGSAATDRAGIVEAIELCRGLAEGPLIAGGHSYGGRQTSMVVAAGQAPVDVLTLFSYPVHPPGKPERARTEHLPDITVPTVFTHGTSDPFGTPAEVRAAAALIAAPTEVVEITGARHDLGSKTLDVAALAVAAALRLLGPA; the protein is encoded by the coding sequence ATGAACCTCGATCAGATCGCCGGTATCGCACACGAACCCGTGACCGGCCCCGGCCAGCCACCAAACGGCATAGTCGTACTCACCCACGGCGCCGGAGGAGACCGGGATTCACTACTGCTGCAACAGGTTTGCGATGCATGGGCACAACGCGGCTGGCTTGCGGTCAGATACAACCTGCCCTACCGGCGCCGGCGCCCCAAGGGGCCGCCATCGGGGTCAGCGGCCACCGACCGGGCCGGCATCGTCGAAGCGATCGAGTTGTGCCGCGGCCTGGCCGAGGGCCCGTTGATCGCCGGCGGGCACTCCTATGGCGGTCGGCAGACATCCATGGTGGTGGCCGCCGGACAGGCCCCGGTGGATGTGCTGACGCTGTTCTCCTACCCCGTCCATCCGCCCGGCAAGCCGGAGCGGGCCCGCACCGAACACCTGCCGGACATCACCGTGCCCACCGTCTTCACCCACGGCACGTCGGATCCGTTCGGCACGCCCGCCGAGGTCCGCGCCGCCGCGGCACTGATCGCCGCACCTACCGAGGTCGTCGAGATCACCGGCGCGCGACATGACCTGGGTTCGAAGACCCTCGACGTCGCCGCCCTGGCGGTGGCGGCGGCGCTGCGTCTGCTTGGGCCGGCGTAG
- a CDS encoding adenylate/guanylate cyclase domain-containing protein yields the protein MHVNGFGGLAAQQVAASPICCAPLDERSAIPGPQPPVRLLVVDDADGVETLFGARFRTELRCDEYDLSFSNDPVQALKMVGDSPDIEVLVTNLNMPQMNGLDLLTEVAKLGRPLKTIVLTACNDLANIRAAMMRGAFDFQLTPLDLEDLRVTISKAVTIVRELQAGAAARQRAVELADQNRRVENIFGRYVSEEVKTHLLACPEGHQNSERRTLTMLMADIRGFTRLSEILSPERALQVLNAYLERATDVVIRWNGTINEILGDGLLVFFGVPNTDGEAAEHAVAAALELQLAMGELNVSHREQGLPELGIGIGVHTGEAVVGTIGSPRRQKYTAIGKNVNLVARIESNTVGGQVLVSESTYHEICAIADTSGSTQVRVKGLTEPITVHDITGLAGRYNLRLPSIDRKVTPLVAPKPIGIAVIENKIIGAAHPAEVVGSGDGAVRVRTGLQVAPFCDLVLDVAGAQVFAKVVDCGVDGGICELMAVFTSVSDDVRRALAAPSTANSLT from the coding sequence ATGCACGTGAACGGTTTTGGAGGCCTCGCGGCGCAGCAGGTGGCCGCATCGCCGATCTGCTGTGCGCCCCTGGACGAGCGATCCGCGATACCGGGTCCCCAGCCGCCGGTGCGACTTCTCGTGGTCGATGATGCCGATGGTGTGGAGACGCTGTTCGGGGCCCGCTTTCGCACTGAGCTGCGCTGCGACGAATATGACTTGAGCTTCTCCAACGACCCGGTTCAGGCGCTCAAGATGGTCGGGGACAGCCCCGACATCGAGGTCCTGGTCACCAATCTCAACATGCCGCAGATGAACGGACTCGACCTGCTGACGGAGGTCGCCAAACTCGGGCGCCCGCTGAAGACCATCGTGCTCACCGCCTGCAATGACCTGGCAAACATTCGAGCGGCAATGATGCGCGGCGCCTTCGACTTTCAGCTGACACCGCTGGATCTCGAAGATCTGCGGGTCACGATCTCCAAGGCGGTCACGATTGTGCGGGAACTGCAGGCCGGTGCGGCGGCACGCCAGCGCGCCGTGGAACTCGCCGACCAAAATCGCCGGGTGGAAAACATCTTCGGCCGCTATGTGAGCGAGGAGGTGAAGACCCACCTGTTGGCGTGCCCGGAAGGACACCAGAACAGCGAACGGCGCACGTTGACGATGCTGATGGCCGACATCCGAGGTTTCACCCGACTGTCGGAGATACTCTCGCCCGAACGAGCGCTGCAGGTGCTCAACGCATACCTGGAACGCGCGACCGATGTTGTCATCCGCTGGAACGGGACGATCAACGAAATCCTCGGCGATGGTCTGCTCGTCTTCTTCGGTGTGCCCAACACGGACGGCGAAGCGGCGGAGCATGCGGTCGCGGCCGCTCTGGAGCTACAGCTGGCGATGGGCGAGCTCAACGTCAGCCACCGCGAACAAGGGCTTCCCGAGCTGGGGATCGGGATCGGTGTTCATACCGGCGAGGCCGTGGTCGGTACCATTGGCTCACCGCGCCGGCAGAAGTACACGGCGATCGGCAAGAACGTCAATCTGGTGGCCCGGATCGAGTCGAATACCGTCGGCGGGCAGGTGCTGGTTTCCGAGTCGACCTATCACGAGATCTGCGCGATCGCCGACACTTCGGGCTCAACTCAAGTGCGGGTCAAGGGGCTCACCGAACCCATCACCGTGCACGACATCACCGGGCTGGCGGGCAGGTACAACCTTCGGCTTCCCAGCATCGACCGGAAGGTGACTCCGCTTGTGGCGCCCAAGCCGATCGGCATCGCGGTCATCGAGAACAAGATCATCGGCGCCGCGCATCCGGCGGAAGTGGTCGGCAGCGGCGACGGCGCGGTTCGGGTGCGCACCGGCCTGCAGGTCGCGCCGTTTTGCGACCTGGTGCTCGATGTGGCCGGCGCGCAGGTATTCGCCAAGGTCGTCGACTGCGGCGTCGATGGCGGGATTTGCGAACTGATGGCGGTGTTCACGTCGGTCTCCGACGATGTCCGCCGGGCGCTGGCAGCCCCCAGCACCGCCAACTCGCTCACCTGA
- a CDS encoding STAS domain-containing protein, whose protein sequence is MDLLAVEHEVRQGTVVLRAEGDVDSSTVEQFVVHLAAAMQLAATHPARLVVIDLRPVTFFGSAGLNAVLECHEQGKAAGTSVRLVADHGQVLAPIQVTELDRIFEIYPTLAGALRPGKPGEQDPEDVERPR, encoded by the coding sequence ATGGACCTGCTGGCGGTCGAGCATGAGGTTCGCCAAGGCACCGTCGTGCTGCGGGCCGAGGGCGATGTCGATTCGAGCACCGTCGAGCAGTTCGTCGTCCATCTGGCGGCTGCCATGCAATTGGCGGCGACCCACCCTGCGCGCCTGGTCGTCATCGATCTGCGGCCGGTGACCTTCTTCGGCAGCGCGGGATTGAACGCGGTGCTGGAGTGTCATGAACAGGGGAAGGCGGCGGGCACATCGGTGCGGCTGGTGGCCGACCACGGGCAGGTGCTTGCGCCGATCCAAGTTACCGAGCTGGATCGCATCTTCGAGATTTACCCGACGCTGGCCGGGGCATTGCGGCCCGGCAAACCCGGTGAGCAGGACCCCGAGGATGTCGAGCGGCCACGATGA
- the thiC gene encoding phosphomethylpyrimidine synthase ThiC: protein MTVTVEPSITTGPIAGSSKAYREVAGPDGVTLRVPLRRVHLSTGADFDLYDTSGPYTDPNAVIDLAVGLPARPGLVRDRGTQLQRARAGEITAEMAFIAAREGMSAELVRDEVALGRAVIPANHNHPESEPMVIGKAFAVKVNANIGNSAVTSSIAEEVDKMVWATRWGADTIMDLSTGKNIHETREWILRNSPVPVGTVPIYQALEKVKGDPTELTWELYRDTVIEQCEQGVDYMTVHAGVLLRYVPLTAKRVTGIVSRGGSIMAAWCLAHHRESFLYTNFEELCDILARYDVTFSLGDGLRPGSIADANDAAQFAELRTLGELTKIAKAHGVQVMIEGPGHVPMHKIVENVRLEEELCEEAPFYTLGPLATDIAPAYDHITSAIGAAIIAQAGTAMLCYVTPKEHLGLPDRKDVKDGVIAYKIAAHAGDLAKGHPHAQERDNALSQARFEFRWNDQFALSLDPDTAREYHDETLPAEPAKTAHFCSMCGPKFCSMRITQDVRDYAAKHGLDSEEAIEAALEAGMAEKSAEFADHGNRVYLPITQ, encoded by the coding sequence ATGACCGTTACTGTTGAGCCGTCCATCACGACTGGCCCCATCGCGGGCAGCAGCAAGGCCTATCGCGAGGTGGCCGGCCCCGACGGGGTTACGCTGCGCGTCCCGTTGCGGCGGGTGCACCTGTCCACCGGCGCCGACTTCGACTTGTACGACACCTCCGGGCCGTACACGGACCCGAATGCCGTGATCGACCTTGCCGTCGGCCTGCCGGCCCGGCCGGGGCTGGTCCGCGACCGCGGCACCCAATTGCAGCGCGCCCGCGCCGGCGAAATCACCGCCGAGATGGCCTTCATCGCCGCCCGTGAGGGCATGTCCGCCGAGCTGGTGCGCGACGAGGTGGCCCTCGGCCGTGCGGTGATCCCGGCCAACCACAACCACCCCGAGAGTGAGCCGATGGTGATCGGCAAGGCCTTCGCGGTGAAGGTCAACGCGAACATCGGCAACTCCGCGGTGACGTCCTCGATCGCCGAGGAGGTCGACAAGATGGTGTGGGCCACCCGCTGGGGGGCCGACACCATCATGGACCTGTCCACCGGCAAGAACATTCACGAGACGCGGGAATGGATCCTGCGCAACTCGCCGGTACCGGTTGGCACGGTGCCCATCTATCAGGCGCTGGAGAAGGTCAAGGGCGACCCGACCGAGTTGACCTGGGAGCTCTACCGCGACACCGTGATCGAGCAGTGCGAGCAGGGTGTGGACTACATGACCGTGCACGCCGGGGTGCTGCTGCGCTACGTGCCGCTGACCGCCAAGCGGGTCACCGGAATTGTTTCGCGCGGCGGGTCGATCATGGCGGCGTGGTGCCTGGCGCACCACCGGGAATCGTTCCTGTACACCAACTTCGAGGAACTCTGCGACATTCTCGCGCGCTACGACGTGACCTTCTCGCTTGGTGACGGGCTGCGGCCGGGCTCCATCGCCGACGCCAACGACGCCGCGCAGTTCGCCGAGTTGCGCACCCTGGGCGAGCTGACCAAGATCGCCAAAGCCCATGGGGTGCAGGTGATGATCGAGGGCCCCGGGCACGTTCCGATGCACAAGATCGTCGAGAACGTGCGGCTGGAAGAAGAGCTGTGCGAGGAGGCTCCCTTCTACACGCTGGGCCCGCTGGCCACCGATATCGCCCCGGCATACGACCACATCACGTCGGCGATCGGCGCAGCGATCATCGCGCAGGCCGGCACCGCGATGCTCTGCTACGTCACTCCCAAGGAACACCTCGGACTGCCTGACCGCAAAGACGTCAAGGACGGGGTCATCGCCTACAAGATCGCCGCGCACGCCGGCGACCTGGCCAAGGGCCACCCGCATGCGCAGGAGCGCGACAACGCCTTGTCACAGGCGCGTTTCGAGTTCCGGTGGAACGATCAGTTCGCACTGTCGCTGGATCCCGACACCGCGCGCGAGTACCACGACGAGACACTGCCGGCCGAGCCCGCCAAGACCGCCCACTTCTGCTCGATGTGCGGGCCGAAGTTCTGCTCCATGCGCATCACCCAGGATGTCCGCGACTACGCGGCCAAGCACGGGCTGGACAGTGAGGAAGCCATTGAGGCGGCCCTGGAAGCGGGGATGGCGGAGAAGTCAGCCGAGTTCGCCGACCACGGCAACCGGGTGTACCTGCCGATCACCCAGTGA
- a CDS encoding membrane protein — translation MLENVRRVLAYQLSIGQLLGIALAFGTPYLLVGVIWSTTHAEHLHQMHGMDLVVSFLGSIVSWPVLLFSNVCMT, via the coding sequence GTGTTGGAGAACGTACGCCGAGTGCTGGCCTACCAGCTCTCCATCGGCCAACTTCTCGGCATTGCACTGGCCTTCGGCACGCCATATCTGCTGGTGGGTGTCATATGGTCAACGACACACGCCGAGCATTTACACCAGATGCACGGAATGGATCTGGTGGTGTCGTTCTTGGGGTCGATCGTGTCGTGGCCGGTTCTGCTGTTCTCGAATGTGTGCATGACATGA
- a CDS encoding PAS and ANTAR domain-containing protein, whose amino-acid sequence MISDVQQTAHIGEEHPDRGTPPFATPISGAVDSHLSIGSFRFWFIGQRWEWSDEVARMHGYEPGAVVPTTKLLLSHKHPDDRAHVQDLLDYALRSGESFSSRHRFVDTAGVVHDAIVVADRMVNESGVVQGTSGYYIDLTNTFDETRQEVLDEALPDLFENRAAIEQAKGVLMAVYRVSAEQAFRVLQWRSQETNTKLRALAKQVVAEVASLPPVSALVQSQFDHLLLTVHERIPAESAS is encoded by the coding sequence ATGATTTCAGACGTGCAGCAGACCGCCCACATCGGCGAGGAACACCCTGACCGCGGTACGCCGCCGTTTGCCACCCCGATATCGGGGGCGGTCGATAGCCATCTGAGCATCGGCAGTTTCCGTTTCTGGTTCATCGGCCAGCGCTGGGAGTGGTCCGACGAGGTGGCCAGGATGCACGGATATGAGCCCGGCGCCGTGGTGCCGACGACGAAACTGTTGTTGTCGCATAAGCATCCCGACGACCGTGCCCACGTCCAGGACTTGCTCGACTATGCGTTGCGGTCGGGGGAGTCGTTTTCCAGTCGCCATCGCTTTGTCGACACGGCGGGCGTGGTGCACGACGCAATCGTGGTGGCTGACCGCATGGTGAACGAATCCGGCGTGGTCCAGGGAACATCCGGCTATTACATCGACCTCACCAACACCTTCGACGAAACGCGTCAGGAGGTGCTCGACGAGGCGCTGCCCGACCTGTTCGAGAACCGCGCCGCGATCGAGCAAGCCAAAGGTGTGCTGATGGCCGTCTACCGGGTCAGCGCCGAGCAGGCCTTCCGGGTGCTGCAGTGGCGGTCGCAGGAGACAAACACCAAGCTTCGTGCGCTGGCCAAACAAGTGGTCGCCGAAGTCGCGTCCTTGCCGCCGGTGTCGGCGTTGGTCCAAAGCCAGTTCGACCACTTGCTCTTAACAGTGCACGAGCGTATTCCCGCCGAGTCCGCGAGCTGA
- a CDS encoding TetR/AcrR family transcriptional regulator yields the protein MSAASVSPGAAADGIRRRPKDRKAQIARAAAESFSAQGYHAVSMETIAAKVGVSAPALYRHYAGKYELFRGAVLALSQQLVDCTQLDDSDDPAQLLDRLIASLIEVTLDNRMSGGLYRWQSRYLRAEDQAAVADVLKVVNRRIQKPLTVIRPSLRPAQRWMLSAGVLSVIGSIVDHPARLAADEIRALLGEAASAIVCAELPEPGDVAVRKASWRIFAEDASVYETLLHASMVLFKDRGYAQTSMAQIASAAGVPVSGIYRYFSGKCEILATGLRRAADRVSGQLSPIVGALTEPRQALTLLIDAYVATSFANPELAAVYYTERANLTPADQMLLHNIQLSTIDSWVRLLTSVRPSLSATRARFLVHAAMALVVDLGRMVDPQDSAGQSAYVQACVRELMELTLFGPTPAQADAAPPPPPGRRRRGSSNPGHVARR from the coding sequence ATGTCCGCTGCCAGCGTCTCGCCCGGCGCGGCCGCAGACGGTATTCGCCGGCGGCCCAAGGACCGCAAGGCGCAGATCGCCCGTGCGGCAGCTGAGTCGTTCAGCGCGCAGGGCTATCACGCGGTGAGCATGGAGACCATCGCGGCCAAGGTCGGCGTCTCGGCGCCGGCGCTGTACCGGCACTACGCCGGCAAGTACGAGCTGTTCCGCGGTGCCGTGCTGGCGCTGAGTCAACAACTGGTCGACTGCACGCAACTGGATGACTCCGACGATCCGGCGCAGCTGCTGGACCGGTTGATCGCGTCGCTGATCGAGGTGACGCTGGACAACCGCATGTCCGGAGGCTTGTACCGCTGGCAGTCCCGGTATCTGCGGGCCGAGGATCAGGCCGCGGTGGCCGATGTGCTCAAGGTGGTCAACCGCAGAATCCAAAAGCCGCTCACGGTGATTCGTCCGTCATTGCGGCCCGCCCAGCGGTGGATGCTGTCGGCGGGCGTGCTGAGCGTGATCGGCAGCATTGTCGATCATCCGGCGCGGCTGGCGGCCGACGAGATCCGGGCATTGCTGGGCGAGGCGGCGTCGGCGATTGTCTGCGCCGAGCTTCCGGAGCCAGGAGACGTCGCGGTGCGCAAAGCCAGTTGGCGGATCTTCGCCGAGGATGCCAGCGTCTATGAAACGTTGCTGCACGCCTCGATGGTCTTGTTCAAAGACCGTGGCTACGCCCAGACCAGCATGGCGCAGATCGCGTCGGCGGCGGGGGTGCCGGTATCGGGGATCTATCGGTACTTCTCCGGAAAGTGCGAGATCTTGGCGACCGGACTGCGCCGGGCGGCCGATCGGGTGTCCGGCCAGCTCTCGCCGATCGTGGGCGCGCTCACCGAACCGCGCCAGGCTTTGACGCTGCTGATCGACGCCTATGTGGCGACATCGTTCGCCAACCCGGAACTGGCGGCCGTCTACTACACCGAGCGGGCCAATCTGACACCTGCCGACCAGATGCTGCTGCACAATATTCAGCTGTCGACCATCGATTCGTGGGTGCGGCTGCTGACTTCGGTGCGCCCGTCGCTGTCGGCGACGCGGGCGCGCTTCCTGGTGCATGCCGCCATGGCGTTGGTGGTCGACTTGGGCCGGATGGTTGACCCGCAAGACTCGGCGGGACAGTCCGCCTACGTGCAAGCATGTGTGCGGGAGCTGATGGAGCTCACCTTGTTTGGCCCTACGCCGGCCCAAGCAGACGCAGCGCCGCCGCCACCGCCAGGGCGGCGACGTCGAGGGTCTTCGAACCCAGGTCATGTCGCGCGCCGGTGA